The Sulfitobacter indolifex genome contains the following window.
CGCCGTGGGATTGGGGATATCCATACCCTGACAGTCGCAGAATATCGCGCGCTGAGCCTGTTCGGACGGTTTCATTATCGGCTTTATCGCAATCCGGTGGTGCTGTTCGGTCTTGGGCCGAGCTATCTGTTTTTTGTGCAAAACCGCATCCCACTGGGGCTGATGGCCAAAGCACGCTATTGGCTGAGCGCGATGGGGACCAACCTTTCGATCGTTGCGGCACTTACCGTGATCTTCTACTTCGGAGGGATCATGCCGATCCTGCTGATCTTTGTGCCGAGCACGCTTTTGGCGGCGACTGCGGGCATGTGGCTTTTCTATGTGCAGCACCAGTTCGAGACCACCCATTGGGAAGAGGACGAAACTTGGGACCTGCATGACGCTGCTTTTCATGGTTCGTCGCATTACATCCTGCCTCGGCCCTTGCAGTGGCTCAGTGCGAATATCGGCATTCACCATGTGCACCACCTCTATAGCCGCATCCCATTCTACCGGCTGCCCGAAGTACTGCGCGATCACGCCGCCTTGGCGGACGGCAATCGAATGACCGTTCGCGAAAGCCTTGCGAACGCGCGGCTGCATCTTTGGGATGAGAAGACCAAACGTCTTTTGTCTTTTGCGCAGGCGCGCCGGGCTGCGTAAATTCGCCCCCTGAACTGATCGACTTTAAAACCCCCGCTTCGGCGGGGGTTTTGCGTTTCGCGCCGCATCCAAGTTACCAGAACACCACCCCGCTATGGCCGAGAACAACAATGCAGCGGTTTCGTAAATTGTTCCAAAAATAAACTCCTGATTTTGTCGGAACACAGCAGGAAGCTGCCGGTTGTCTCCCCATGGAAGACGGGGCGCCAGTCGCCTTGATTACCTTGAATGAACTAATGGGAGAGACCTTATGATCTATACCAAGACACTCATGGCCGGCGTTTCCGCCGTAGCCCTTTTCGCAGCTGCACCAGTGCTGGCTGAGAAGCACACGGATGATCCGACTAAGAACGTCGAAGAAACAATCGAGCGCAACGCCGAAGCCGATGCGGCTGCGACAGCTAACGTTGCTGGCGGCCAAGTTGTCGTTGAGCAGGAAGACGCTGAAGTCGACGTTACCGTTCCCGAGCCCGACGTGAATGTCTCTCAGGAAGCGCCTGTCGTGACTGTTGAGCAGGGCCAGCCCGAAGTAACCGTGCAGGTACCTGAGCCAAACGTGCGTGTGCAGCAGCAAGCGCCAATCATCACCATTGAGCAGGCCCAGCCCCAGGTCACCGTTCGCATCCCCGAGCCGGTTGTGACTGTGCAGGTGCCTAAGCCGAAGGTCGATGTGAACACCGGCGAGCCAATCGTTGATCTGAACCAGCCAGAGCCCGTTGTGAAATTTGTGCGCCCTGAGCCCAAAATCACTATCGAAGAAGCTGAGCCTAAAGTCACAATCGAGCGCGCCGAAGCGGACGTGAATGTTGACGAAGCTGGCAAAGCCAAGGTCGACGTTGAGCAAAAAGAAGCCAACGTGAACGTAGAGCAGAGCGATGACGCCAATGTGGTTGTCGAAGAAGCTGAGCCTACAGTGCGTATTGAGGGTTCCGAAAGCGCCGACGTTGACGTCGAGCAGGAGCAAGCTCGCGTCCTGATGGAAGACTTCAACGCTGACGAGCAAGGCAAAATGGCCGACGAAGACCGTAAGCGCTATCAGGAAGACGTACAGCGCCTGCCGATCTTCAACTTGACTGCCGAAGAACTGACTGGCCGTAGCGTTGCCACCGAAACTGGTGAGGACGTTGGTGAGATCGACTTCATCGGTGTGCGCGGTGATACCGTCGTTGCGATCATCGGCGTTGGTGGTTTCCTTGGTATGGGCGAAAACGAAGTCGCCATTCCAGTTGAGAAGCTGATCCTGCGTGAAGACGAAGTTATCGTTCCTGGCGTGACCGAAGAGCGTCTGGAAAGCATGCCAGAATTCAACGAAGCCGAAGTGCAGATCCTTGATCCGGGTATGCGTCTGGCCGAAAGCATTGGCCTTGACTAAGCCCAGCTTTTTGTAAGCTTTGAACCTATAGAAGAAGGCGCCTCGGCGCCTTCTTTTCGTTTGTGGCGACGGGTTGCGAGGAATCTTGCCAAGGCCACTGGACGGGCAGATTTGAACCTGCTAGGTCGCCACATCGGCTCAAGCCCCGGATTCGTCCGGGGTTTGGCTATTTGAACGATCCCGGTGGATCGGATGCTTACCTCGAGAGAGATAATCGCCCCATTCGCCACTCCTACAGGGGACCTTCGGGGCCCTACAACCAACGCGCTTTCATCTCGATGGAGGCGTGCCAAGCAAACGGAAGACAGAGAACATGGCACTCAAGTCGTACAAACCGACGACGCCAGGCCAGCGTGGACTGGTACTGATCGACCGTTCGGAGCTGTGGAAAGGCCGCCCGGTCAAAGCCCTTACTGAGGGTTTGACCAAATCTGGCGGTCGGAACAACACCGGACGAATCACAATGCGTCGTACAGGTGGTGGTGCAAAGCGCCTCTACCGTATCGTTGATTTCAAACGCAACAAGCTGGACATGTCCGCTGTTGTCGCGCGGATCGAATATGACCCCAACCGGACCGCTTTCATCGCACTGATCCAGTACGAAGACGGCGAGCAGGCCTACATTCTGGCCCCCCAGCGTCTGGCCATCGGCGACAAAATCATCGCCGGCGCCAAAGTGGACATCAAACCCGGTAACGCGATGCCTTTCTCGGGCATGCCAATCGGTACGATCATCCACAACATCGAGATGAAGCCCGGCAAGGGTGGTCAGATCGCACGTGCCGCCGGCACCTACGCCCAGTTCGTGGGTCGTGACGGTGGCTACGCTCAGATTCGTCTGAGCAGCGGCGAGCTGCGTCTCGTGCGTCAGGAATGCATGGCCACCGTTGGTGCTGTGTCTAACCCCGACAACTCCAACCAGAACTACGGTAAAGCGGGCCGCATGCGTCACAAGGGCATCCGTCCTTCTGTACGTGGTGTGGTGATGAACCCGATCGACCACCCGCACGGCGGTGGTGAAGGCCGGACATCTGGTGGTCGTCACCCAGTTACTCCTTGGGGTAAGCCGACGAAGGGTGCCAAGACCCGCAACAAGAACAAAGCGTCCAGCAAGCTTATCATCCGCTCGCGTCACGCCAAGAAGAAGGGGCGTTAATCAATGGCTCGTTCAGTATGGAAAGGTCCTTTTGTTGACTCTTATGTCCTCAAAAAGGCAGAGGCTTCCCGCGAGGGCGGCCGCAACGAAGTGATCAAGATCTGGTCGCGCCGCAGCACGATCCTGCCCCAGTTCGTGGGTCTGACGTTTGGCGTGTACAACGGTCATAAGCACATCCCTGTTAACGTTAGCGAAGACATGATCGGTCAGAAGTTCGGTGAATACTCCCCGACTCGGACCTACTACGGTCATGCCGCCGACAAAAAAGCGAAGCGGAAATAAGCCATGAGCAAGGATAAGAATCCCCGCCGCGTGGCAGACAACGAAGCAATGGCAAAACTGCGCATGCTTCGCACAAGCCCGCAGAAACTGAACCTGGTTGCAGCCCTGATCCGTGGTAAGTCCGTGGACAAAGCGTTGACCGATCTGACCTTCTCCAAGAAGCGGATCGCGCTGGACGTGAAGAAATGCCTTCAGTCTGCGATTGCCAACGCCGAGAACAACCACAACCTGGACGTCGATGAGCTCATCGTGGCCGAGGCCTATGTTGGTAAGAACCTGACCATGAAGCGCGGTCGCCCGCGTGCCCGTGGCCGGTTCGGCAAGATCATCAAGCCGTTTGCCGAGATCACGATCAAAGTGCGTCAAGTTGAGGAGCAAGCCTGATGGGTAACAAAGTCAATCCGATCGGTATGCGTCTTCAGGTGAACCGCACCTGGGACAGCCGCTGGTACGCCGACACCAAGGATTACGGTGATCTTCTGCTTGAAGACCTCGCAATCCGCGACTTCATCAAGAAAGAGTGCCACCAGGCTGGTGTTGCCCGTGTGATCATCGAGCGTCCGCACAAAAAGTGCCGCGTCACGATCCACACAGCACGCCCCGGTGTCATCATTGGCAAGAAAGGCGCGGACATCGAGACGCTGCGCCAGAAGATCGCCAAGATGACCAAGTCGGAACTGCACCTCAACATCGTTGAGATCCGCAAGCCCGAGCTGGACGCACACTTGGTTGGTGAGAGCATTGCACAGCAGCTGGAGCGCCGGGTATCTTTCCGCCGCGCCATGAAACGTGCCGTGCAGAACGCCATGCGCATGGGCGCACTGGGCATCCGCGTGAACCTCGCGGGCCGTCTTGGTGGGGCCGAAATCGCGCGTACCGAATGGTACCGTGAGGGTCGCGTGCCGCTGCACACATTGCGTGCCGACATCGATTACGCCCATGTTGAAGCGATGACTGCCTATGGCATCATCGGTATCAAGACATGGATCTTCAAAGGTGAGATCATGGAACATGATCCTGCCGCGCGTGACCGTAAGGCACAGGAACTCCAAGACGGCCCAGCACCTCGCGGTGCCGGCGGTCGTCGTTAAGGGGGAATGAGAAATGC
Protein-coding sequences here:
- the rplB gene encoding 50S ribosomal protein L2 — its product is MALKSYKPTTPGQRGLVLIDRSELWKGRPVKALTEGLTKSGGRNNTGRITMRRTGGGAKRLYRIVDFKRNKLDMSAVVARIEYDPNRTAFIALIQYEDGEQAYILAPQRLAIGDKIIAGAKVDIKPGNAMPFSGMPIGTIIHNIEMKPGKGGQIARAAGTYAQFVGRDGGYAQIRLSSGELRLVRQECMATVGAVSNPDNSNQNYGKAGRMRHKGIRPSVRGVVMNPIDHPHGGGEGRTSGGRHPVTPWGKPTKGAKTRNKNKASSKLIIRSRHAKKKGR
- a CDS encoding fatty acid desaturase family protein, coding for MSHENLPSGASADVSNARDWVRVLARYREPSTWRSSFELAITLGPFILLWALAWWALSVSGWLTLAISVINAGFLLRLFAIQHDCGHAAFFASRRTSDWVGRVLGVLTLTPYDVWRRTHSIHHSSAGNLGRRGIGDIHTLTVAEYRALSLFGRFHYRLYRNPVVLFGLGPSYLFFVQNRIPLGLMAKARYWLSAMGTNLSIVAALTVIFYFGGIMPILLIFVPSTLLAATAGMWLFYVQHQFETTHWEEDETWDLHDAAFHGSSHYILPRPLQWLSANIGIHHVHHLYSRIPFYRLPEVLRDHAALADGNRMTVRESLANARLHLWDEKTKRLLSFAQARRAA
- a CDS encoding PRC-barrel domain-containing protein; amino-acid sequence: MIYTKTLMAGVSAVALFAAAPVLAEKHTDDPTKNVEETIERNAEADAAATANVAGGQVVVEQEDAEVDVTVPEPDVNVSQEAPVVTVEQGQPEVTVQVPEPNVRVQQQAPIITIEQAQPQVTVRIPEPVVTVQVPKPKVDVNTGEPIVDLNQPEPVVKFVRPEPKITIEEAEPKVTIERAEADVNVDEAGKAKVDVEQKEANVNVEQSDDANVVVEEAEPTVRIEGSESADVDVEQEQARVLMEDFNADEQGKMADEDRKRYQEDVQRLPIFNLTAEELTGRSVATETGEDVGEIDFIGVRGDTVVAIIGVGGFLGMGENEVAIPVEKLILREDEVIVPGVTEERLESMPEFNEAEVQILDPGMRLAESIGLD
- the rplV gene encoding 50S ribosomal protein L22 — translated: MSKDKNPRRVADNEAMAKLRMLRTSPQKLNLVAALIRGKSVDKALTDLTFSKKRIALDVKKCLQSAIANAENNHNLDVDELIVAEAYVGKNLTMKRGRPRARGRFGKIIKPFAEITIKVRQVEEQA
- the rpsS gene encoding 30S ribosomal protein S19 translates to MARSVWKGPFVDSYVLKKAEASREGGRNEVIKIWSRRSTILPQFVGLTFGVYNGHKHIPVNVSEDMIGQKFGEYSPTRTYYGHAADKKAKRK
- the rpsC gene encoding 30S ribosomal protein S3, with translation MGNKVNPIGMRLQVNRTWDSRWYADTKDYGDLLLEDLAIRDFIKKECHQAGVARVIIERPHKKCRVTIHTARPGVIIGKKGADIETLRQKIAKMTKSELHLNIVEIRKPELDAHLVGESIAQQLERRVSFRRAMKRAVQNAMRMGALGIRVNLAGRLGGAEIARTEWYREGRVPLHTLRADIDYAHVEAMTAYGIIGIKTWIFKGEIMEHDPAARDRKAQELQDGPAPRGAGGRR